A window of the Synechococcus sp. LTW-R genome harbors these coding sequences:
- a CDS encoding carbamoyl-phosphate synthase L chain, which produces MRQSLHLSLAALSTAALSIASLPAVSAKPAQVAQGSASDLGVMSIQLKDIVKPQVGIQAQTQAAGTPNQAGLGGFLPLVVGSNSVFYADVLANANFSDWGNSSSIINTTVAGTTISTSSRLGYRWLNGDRSWMYGLNAGYDTRPMSTGPSDTGIPVYASRTAFFQQAAVNAEAVSDKWAFNAYALIPTGDTEQQLNTVYQGGALDTYGLDAGYNLTPGLRASVGYYYQNGDLNTADGSGVLGRLAYAINNGLTVGTNLSYDSAFKSRFSADIKWRFNTNGGPGKGAAVTALTSTPSKRDVRVHDCNCDLSGATNSCCYYQPW; this is translated from the coding sequence ATGCGGCAGTCCCTTCATTTATCGCTGGCGGCACTGAGCACCGCTGCTCTCTCCATCGCCTCACTGCCTGCAGTCAGCGCCAAGCCTGCTCAAGTCGCCCAAGGGTCTGCCAGTGACCTGGGTGTGATGAGCATTCAGCTCAAGGACATCGTTAAACCGCAGGTCGGCATCCAGGCTCAAACCCAAGCGGCTGGCACCCCCAACCAAGCAGGTCTGGGTGGCTTCCTTCCCCTGGTGGTCGGCAGCAACAGCGTCTTCTATGCCGATGTCCTGGCGAATGCCAACTTCTCGGACTGGGGTAACAGCAGCAGCATCATCAACACCACCGTTGCTGGCACCACCATCTCCACCTCATCCCGCCTGGGCTATCGCTGGCTCAATGGTGACCGCAGTTGGATGTATGGACTGAATGCGGGCTATGACACCCGACCAATGAGCACGGGTCCCTCTGACACGGGTATCCCTGTTTATGCCTCACGCACCGCTTTCTTCCAGCAGGCGGCTGTCAATGCAGAAGCGGTGAGCGATAAGTGGGCATTCAATGCTTATGCGCTCATTCCAACGGGTGACACCGAGCAACAGCTCAACACCGTCTATCAAGGCGGTGCACTGGACACCTATGGCTTAGATGCTGGTTACAACCTGACGCCAGGACTAAGAGCCTCTGTTGGTTACTACTACCAAAACGGTGACCTCAATACAGCAGATGGCTCTGGTGTCTTGGGTCGCCTCGCCTATGCCATCAACAACGGACTAACGGTTGGCACCAACCTCTCTTATGACAGTGCCTTCAAGTCACGGTTTTCGGCTGACATCAAGTGGCGTTTCAATACGAATGGCGGTCCTGGCAAAGGTGCTGCCGTTACTGCCCTAACATCAACTCCAAGCAAGAGGGATGTGCGGGTGCACGATTGTAATTGCGATTTATCTGGTGCTACGAATTCATGTTGCTACTATCAACCGTGGTAG
- a CDS encoding DUF4912 domain-containing protein, whose amino-acid sequence MTQALSSLARMTLRQLRQVASELGVTLYSRKTKAELMNAIGERQADISSVEQEHSPPPKSIDSTRVVFLPRDPQWAYVFWEISETDRQKAFKDGANQLCLRVADVTGVSDGGVHPHTLQEVPVDSHATEWYLPVPLSDRDYRVELGYRVNAGGWISLAYSSVARVPALHPSEQILDQFVPFSLDAPLGSSDAAGITTQPSSGPDSGLHERLYQTATSFGRTMGRGSEAFHELDSDSSAGLNASGAGLWASGRNESGSGMVGQRKRAFWLVADAELIVYGATDPSARLSIGGEDVPLSSDGTFRVQVPFRDGEQVYAIEAIAADGEQKRNITLNFDRSTPEDNSNPSDQAVAEWF is encoded by the coding sequence GTGACGCAAGCCCTGTCTTCACTGGCCCGCATGACCCTGCGCCAACTGCGGCAGGTGGCCAGCGAACTCGGGGTGACGCTCTACAGCCGCAAGACCAAGGCGGAATTGATGAACGCCATCGGCGAGCGCCAGGCGGACATCAGCAGCGTCGAGCAGGAGCACAGCCCCCCGCCCAAAAGCATCGACAGCACCCGCGTGGTGTTTCTGCCGCGTGATCCCCAGTGGGCCTACGTGTTCTGGGAAATCTCAGAAACGGATCGCCAGAAGGCGTTCAAGGACGGTGCCAACCAGCTCTGCCTGCGCGTGGCCGACGTCACCGGCGTGAGCGACGGTGGCGTGCACCCGCACACCCTGCAGGAAGTGCCGGTCGATAGCCATGCCACCGAGTGGTACCTGCCGGTGCCCCTCAGCGATCGGGACTACCGCGTCGAACTCGGCTACCGGGTCAACGCCGGTGGCTGGATCTCCCTGGCCTACTCCTCGGTGGCCCGCGTTCCGGCGCTCCATCCCAGCGAGCAGATCCTGGATCAGTTCGTTCCCTTCTCCCTCGATGCCCCCCTGGGCTCGAGCGACGCTGCCGGGATCACGACCCAACCGAGCAGCGGTCCCGACAGCGGGCTCCACGAGCGGCTCTACCAGACCGCAACGAGCTTCGGGCGCACCATGGGGCGCGGCTCGGAGGCCTTCCACGAACTGGATAGCGATAGCAGCGCCGGCCTGAATGCCTCGGGTGCCGGCCTCTGGGCCAGCGGCCGCAACGAATCCGGCAGCGGCATGGTTGGTCAACGCAAGCGCGCCTTCTGGCTCGTCGCTGATGCCGAGTTGATCGTCTACGGCGCCACCGACCCGTCGGCTCGCCTGAGCATTGGCGGCGAGGACGTGCCCCTCTCCAGCGACGGCACCTTCCGCGTCCAGGTGCCCTTCCGCGACGGCGAGCAGGTCTACGCGATTGAGGCGATTGCGGCCGACGGCGAGCAGAAGCGCAACATCACCTTGAATTTCGATCGCAGCACACCGGAAGACAACAGCAACCCCAGCGACCAAGCTGTGGCCGAGTGGTTCTGA
- a CDS encoding AbrB family transcriptional regulator, translating into MLTGQELLAKVKEMGDAPKTELATACGYVSKKKDGSDRVNFTAFYEALLNAKGIDLGAGGKGVGKGGRKLSYTSKVQFNGNLMVGKAYTAMLDLKPGDDFEIKLGRKSIRLIPVGSSGDEA; encoded by the coding sequence ATGCTGACCGGACAAGAGCTGCTCGCCAAGGTCAAGGAGATGGGTGATGCTCCAAAGACGGAGCTGGCAACCGCATGTGGATACGTCTCCAAGAAGAAGGACGGTTCTGACCGTGTGAATTTCACTGCCTTCTATGAGGCACTCCTGAATGCGAAGGGCATCGACCTCGGTGCTGGAGGCAAGGGTGTTGGGAAGGGTGGCAGGAAGCTTTCCTACACATCAAAAGTTCAGTTCAACGGCAACCTCATGGTCGGCAAGGCATACACCGCCATGCTTGATCTGAAACCAGGCGACGACTTTGAAATCAAATTGGGCAGGAAGTCAATCCGACTGATTCCGGTGGGCTCTTCCGGTGATGAGGCTTGA
- a CDS encoding carbamoyl-phosphate synthase L chain: protein MRQSLRLSLAALGTAALSIASLPAVSAKPAQVAQGSASDLGVMSIQLKDIVTPQVGVQAQTQAAGTPNQAGLGGFLPLVIGSNSVFYADVLANANFSDWGNSSSIINTTVAGTTISTSSRLGYRWLNGDRSWMYGLNAGYDTRPMSTGPSDTGIPVYASRTAFFQQAAVNAEAVSDKWNFNAYALIPTGTTNAQLNTVYQGGSLDTYGLDAGYNLTKALKASVGYYYQNGDAGDADGSGVLARLAYAINNGLTVGTNLSYDSAFKSRFSADIKWRFNTNGGPGKETPKTNAAATALTSTPSNRDVRVHDNVCQTDNWRCGHRRSINVVR, encoded by the coding sequence ATGCGGCAGTCCCTTCGTTTATCGCTGGCGGCACTCGGCACCGCAGCTCTCTCAATCGCCTCACTGCCTGCGGTCAGCGCCAAACCTGCTCAAGTCGCCCAAGGGTCTGCCAGTGACCTGGGCGTGATGAGCATTCAGCTCAAGGACATCGTCACACCACAAGTTGGTGTCCAGGCTCAAACCCAAGCGGCTGGCACCCCCAACCAAGCAGGTCTGGGTGGCTTCCTTCCCCTGGTCATCGGCAGCAACAGCGTCTTCTATGCCGATGTCCTGGCGAATGCCAACTTCTCGGACTGGGGTAACAGCAGCAGCATCATCAACACCACCGTTGCTGGCACCACCATCTCCACCTCATCCCGCCTGGGCTATCGCTGGCTCAATGGTGACCGCAGTTGGATGTATGGACTGAATGCGGGCTATGACACCCGACCAATGAGCACGGGTCCCTCTGACACAGGCATTCCTGTTTATGCCTCACGCACCGCTTTCTTCCAGCAGGCTGCCGTCAATGCAGAAGCAGTGAGCGATAAGTGGAACTTCAATGCCTATGCACTCATTCCCACTGGCACCACCAACGCCCAACTCAACACCGTGTATCAAGGCGGCTCGCTTGATACCTATGGCTTGGATGCGGGCTACAACCTCACGAAAGCTCTAAAAGCTTCTGTTGGTTACTACTACCAAAACGGCGATGCAGGCGATGCCGATGGCTCTGGTGTCTTGGCTCGCCTTGCTTATGCCATCAACAACGGACTAACGGTTGGCACCAACCTGTCTTATGACAGTGCCTTCAAGTCACGCTTCTCGGCAGACATCAAGTGGCGTTTCAATACGAATGGCGGTCCTGGCAAAGAAACACCGAAAACCAATGCTGCCGCTACTGCCCTAACATCAACGCCAAGCAATAGGGACGTGCGGGTGCACGACAACGTATGCCAAACAGACAATTGGCGGTGCGGACACCGGAGATCCATAAACGTAGTTAGGTAG
- a CDS encoding carbamoyl-phosphate synthase L chain, translating to MRQSLRLSLAALGTAALSIASLPAVSAKPAQVAQGSASDLGVMSIQLKDIVTPQVGVQAQTQAAGTPNQAGLGGFLPLVIGSNSVFYADVLANANFSDWGNSSSIINTTVAGTTISTSSRLGYRWLNGDRSWMYGLNAGYDTRPMSTGPSDTGIPVYASRTAFFQQAAVNAEAVGEKWRFNAYGLIPTGEVDQQLNSVYKGGVLTTVGLDAGYNVTPSLLASLGGYYQNGDVDDDGNPEVDNVGILGRLAYAINNEVSIGANLSYDASFDTRFSADIKWRFNTNGGPGKETPKSNAAIAALTSTPSNRDVRVHDYRRLIRGRHTKRG from the coding sequence ATGCGGCAGTCCCTTCGTTTATCGCTGGCGGCACTCGGCACCGCAGCTCTCTCAATCGCCTCACTGCCTGCGGTCAGCGCCAAACCTGCTCAAGTCGCCCAAGGGTCTGCCAGTGACCTGGGCGTGATGAGCATTCAGCTCAAGGACATCGTCACACCACAAGTTGGTGTCCAGGCTCAAACCCAAGCGGCTGGCACCCCCAACCAAGCAGGTCTGGGTGGCTTCCTTCCCCTGGTCATCGGCAGCAACAGCGTCTTCTATGCCGATGTCCTGGCGAATGCCAACTTCTCGGACTGGGGTAACAGCAGCAGCATCATCAACACCACCGTTGCTGGCACCACCATCTCCACCTCATCCCGCCTGGGCTATCGCTGGCTCAATGGTGACCGCAGTTGGATGTATGGACTGAATGCGGGCTATGACACCCGACCAATGAGCACGGGTCCCTCTGACACAGGTATCCCTGTTTATGCCTCACGCACGGCTTTCTTCCAGCAGGCGGCTGTCAATGCAGAAGCTGTTGGCGAGAAGTGGCGTTTTAACGCTTACGGGCTCATTCCAACTGGCGAAGTCGACCAACAGCTCAACTCCGTCTACAAGGGAGGCGTGCTGACAACTGTTGGTTTAGACGCTGGCTACAACGTCACTCCGTCACTGTTGGCATCACTCGGTGGCTACTACCAAAACGGAGACGTTGATGACGATGGCAATCCAGAGGTGGACAACGTCGGCATCCTGGGACGCCTGGCTTACGCCATCAACAACGAGGTCTCTATTGGTGCCAACCTCTCCTACGACGCATCGTTTGACACTCGCTTCTCAGCTGACATCAAGTGGCGCTTTAATACCAATGGTGGTCCTGGCAAAGAAACACCGAAATCCAATGCTGCAATTGCTGCCCTAACATCAACACCGAGCAATCGGGATGTGCGGGTGCACGATTATAGACGCCTCATTAGAGGTAGACACACGAAGCGAGGTTAA
- a CDS encoding DUF805 domain-containing protein yields MIRYYFEGWRKSFDFKGRSGRNQFWWFVFWDCLILLILLLSVSAFDHLSLSSLKAEGANPNLALFTDVASLMEKSSSFLFVILLLLTMLPRIALAVRRLRDTARSTVWLLLVFVPFGSLVLWIWFMGPTRDVNYAGMSSYK; encoded by the coding sequence ATGATTAGGTATTACTTTGAAGGATGGCGTAAGTCTTTTGACTTCAAAGGACGAAGCGGAAGAAACCAGTTCTGGTGGTTCGTCTTTTGGGACTGCTTGATTCTGCTGATTCTTCTATTGTCGGTATCTGCATTTGATCATCTATCCCTTTCTTCCTTGAAAGCTGAAGGAGCCAATCCGAATCTCGCGCTCTTTACAGATGTTGCTTCTTTGATGGAGAAGAGTTCATCCTTTCTGTTCGTCATTCTCTTGCTTCTTACAATGCTTCCCAGGATTGCACTGGCTGTTAGAAGGCTAAGGGATACCGCACGCTCTACAGTCTGGCTTCTCCTTGTATTCGTACCTTTTGGTTCACTGGTGCTGTGGATCTGGTTCATGGGACCGACCAGAGATGTTAACTATGCTGGGATGTCGTCTTATAAGTAG
- a CDS encoding transposase — MSRSPRCLPQGYSFHITLRCNSRQFLIAKGLRRDVLLAVLAKAQAKVPHRLYAVCLMANHLHLLIKPDDARQLPRLMHWFGWYSAMALNRLTGRCGHFWEARYYATAIAPKDHRRVLNTLRYIHANPKAAGVRKGFYDPYSNYGHYGRLASDGISEWHPSFLQLAPTLEGCSKRYERFCQRYRHHAKGAAKCHWGSRMLKRLVEARGHQRSKKKRLSPGQQQLPFAFDMRLNQIPNEWHQIAVRFRRANGIRDGERERSYW; from the coding sequence ATGTCACGCTCACCACGCTGCCTGCCACAGGGCTATTCCTTCCACATCACGCTGCGGTGCAACAGCCGTCAGTTTTTGATTGCTAAGGGATTGAGGCGGGATGTGCTTTTAGCAGTGCTCGCCAAGGCACAAGCCAAGGTCCCTCACAGGTTGTATGCCGTTTGTTTGATGGCAAATCACCTGCACCTGCTCATCAAACCTGATGATGCACGCCAACTGCCAAGGCTGATGCACTGGTTTGGCTGGTATTCAGCAATGGCACTCAATCGCCTAACGGGTCGCTGCGGGCACTTTTGGGAAGCCAGGTATTACGCCACTGCCATTGCGCCTAAAGACCACAGACGAGTGCTCAATACCTTGCGGTATATCCACGCCAACCCCAAAGCAGCTGGAGTGCGAAAGGGGTTTTATGACCCCTACAGCAACTACGGGCACTACGGGAGGTTGGCGAGTGATGGCATCAGCGAATGGCACCCAAGTTTCCTGCAACTGGCGCCAACATTGGAGGGATGCTCCAAGCGTTATGAGCGGTTTTGTCAGCGGTATCGCCATCACGCCAAAGGAGCAGCCAAGTGCCACTGGGGCTCAAGGATGCTGAAGCGATTGGTTGAGGCAAGAGGTCATCAAAGAAGCAAGAAAAAGCGTTTATCGCCTGGGCAGCAGCAACTACCGTTTGCGTTTGATATGCGGCTCAACCAAATCCCTAACGAGTGGCACCAGATAGCAGTGAGATTTAGACGAGCCAATGGCATCCGTGATGGCGAAAGGGAGCGAAGTTATTGGTGA
- a CDS encoding site-specific integrase: MLRKAPTLRNNNGALQVRVRLDGKDHFINRLGRFEDPIARARAQAISAEIWRDYREGNLDWSLSRYKPLVEGKDPDLLKAMEELMLRKRQGRTTHAYRVLKRYGGALRTEREVREFLRWMEAEGLAASTRSTILSTIRTVQPNNKALSVAFIKVPHRSVQEEVLSKGEIQMVLEEIRTNEEWFYACFAVWLGTGLRNAELIGLTWDCVRLEAGELLITKTLRRDGVYTHKRHWAGTKTGKSRVVPLRGDLVALLKDHKDQMAALGLDTHKGLVFVTPKTYGHLYDSGLELVWKRSQRRVGLAPRRLYAQRHSFLSHALAMGNSPADLAAVAGHRTEQLLNTYAKPTGRVVLPYWEES, encoded by the coding sequence ATCTTGAGGAAAGCACCAACCCTGCGGAATAACAACGGTGCCCTACAGGTTCGGGTCCGCCTGGATGGCAAAGACCATTTCATCAACCGTTTGGGCAGGTTCGAGGATCCGATTGCGAGGGCACGAGCTCAGGCGATCTCTGCGGAGATCTGGAGGGACTATCGGGAGGGGAATCTGGACTGGAGCCTCTCCCGATACAAGCCGCTTGTGGAGGGGAAAGACCCCGACCTCCTGAAGGCAATGGAGGAGCTGATGCTGCGGAAGCGTCAAGGCAGGACCACCCATGCCTATCGGGTGCTCAAGCGGTATGGCGGTGCTTTGCGGACTGAAAGAGAGGTCAGGGAGTTCTTGCGGTGGATGGAAGCTGAAGGACTTGCAGCCTCCACCCGCTCCACGATCTTGAGCACGATCAGGACCGTTCAACCCAACAACAAGGCTCTCTCTGTCGCATTCATCAAAGTTCCTCACCGCAGCGTTCAGGAGGAAGTCCTGAGCAAAGGGGAGATCCAGATGGTGCTGGAGGAGATCAGGACCAATGAGGAGTGGTTTTATGCCTGCTTTGCCGTCTGGCTAGGCACAGGACTCAGGAACGCTGAGCTCATAGGGCTGACTTGGGATTGTGTTCGCTTGGAGGCAGGTGAGCTGTTGATCACCAAGACCTTGAGGCGCGACGGCGTCTACACGCACAAAAGGCACTGGGCTGGTACCAAGACGGGGAAGAGTCGGGTTGTGCCATTACGTGGGGATCTGGTGGCACTGCTGAAGGATCACAAGGACCAGATGGCGGCACTTGGTCTGGACACCCATAAGGGACTGGTGTTTGTCACCCCTAAGACCTATGGGCACTTGTATGACTCAGGACTGGAGCTCGTGTGGAAGCGCAGTCAAAGGCGGGTTGGATTGGCGCCTAGGCGTTTGTATGCCCAGAGGCATTCATTTCTGAGCCATGCCCTGGCAATGGGTAATAGTCCTGCTGATCTGGCGGCAGTGGCAGGGCACAGGACCGAGCAGCTACTGAATACCTATGCCAAGCCAACAGGTCGAGTGGTTTTGCCGTACTGGGAGGAGAGCTAA
- a CDS encoding tetratricopeptide repeat protein, with amino-acid sequence MKAPALIRLACIACAGMLTASPAYSTASSPKATIKTEDVGKTRKKSTEEETKKAKSYVSDVNMMILFLWKNSRFKDQPIPRGVMSDNEDGRYNFSYYGKSASSFYTVDSKGRLTTKGTTETSDLTNTSEKYAVAINILCEITQADCAELTKEITSSFQDIVSESIAEHNKDQWREAIEQNSALSALVGEARRLEKSGKLVEAITNYTKALEIDPDNPYNLNSRGVVLSRSGDPKNAIKDFNKALEIAPGDTLILMNRALAWDRLFNYREAIRDLDKLLEVNPEDAQALAYRASLYLKVGEIDRAFLDFKRARRLENVEAYYKLYDYIDSLTDTSQKQRLLSKIIRDSPEETPAYFDRGNLHYQKGDYKSAHRDFKQVTLAASKFAPGFMMLGMASHSLGDTKNALVNLAKAVRIKPDYADAINNKGIVYMALGDYKAAILEFTTAIEINPDDSAYYRNRCDTYLLISEHEKSIADCSKAISIDGDQSGPYLARGRAQLALGNHRDAKKDIDRSIENGNETLEVFYWSGITEYQLKDYKKAIRRMHQVLRLNPRADGALVARAQSWLQLKKLDYALEDLRQAIKVNPQSHYAYANEGYILKQLNRFEDSILSYDKAIKIAPRHADSYTGRGASKYELSQTESACKDWQIANSLGSNEASGLYEKYCSK; translated from the coding sequence ATGAAAGCACCGGCACTTATAAGGCTGGCTTGTATAGCTTGTGCTGGCATGTTGACTGCTAGCCCTGCGTATTCAACAGCTTCAAGCCCAAAGGCGACAATCAAGACAGAAGATGTTGGTAAAACACGAAAGAAGTCAACTGAAGAGGAGACCAAGAAGGCGAAAAGCTATGTAAGTGATGTCAATATGATGATCCTCTTTCTTTGGAAGAATTCGCGCTTTAAGGATCAGCCAATTCCTCGTGGAGTCATGAGTGACAACGAAGATGGTCGCTACAACTTTTCTTATTATGGGAAGTCTGCATCATCCTTTTATACGGTAGACAGCAAAGGGAGGCTTACGACAAAAGGGACGACGGAAACAAGCGATCTTACAAACACCTCGGAGAAGTATGCTGTCGCTATCAATATATTATGTGAGATCACTCAGGCAGACTGCGCTGAACTTACAAAAGAAATCACCTCTTCATTTCAGGATATAGTCTCAGAATCCATAGCCGAGCATAATAAAGACCAATGGCGAGAGGCTATTGAACAAAACTCAGCACTCTCTGCACTAGTAGGAGAAGCACGAAGACTAGAAAAGTCAGGGAAGCTGGTCGAGGCAATAACCAACTACACCAAGGCATTAGAGATAGATCCAGATAATCCTTACAACCTCAATAGCAGAGGGGTTGTTCTTTCACGGAGTGGTGATCCAAAGAATGCAATAAAAGACTTCAATAAAGCACTTGAGATTGCTCCAGGGGACACCCTTATCTTGATGAATAGAGCGTTGGCTTGGGATAGGTTATTCAACTATAGAGAGGCGATTAGGGATTTAGACAAGCTCTTAGAGGTCAACCCTGAAGATGCACAAGCTTTGGCATATCGAGCCTCTCTGTACCTAAAGGTTGGCGAGATAGATAGAGCTTTTTTAGACTTTAAGAGGGCGAGACGGCTTGAGAATGTAGAGGCATACTATAAGTTGTATGACTACATTGATTCCCTTACAGACACCTCTCAAAAGCAAAGACTCTTATCCAAGATAATTCGTGATTCACCAGAGGAAACCCCTGCCTACTTTGACAGAGGGAATCTCCATTACCAAAAAGGTGACTATAAGAGTGCTCATAGAGACTTTAAGCAGGTCACTCTGGCTGCGTCAAAGTTTGCCCCTGGATTCATGATGCTTGGGATGGCTTCGCACAGTCTTGGAGACACAAAGAACGCACTGGTTAACCTTGCCAAAGCCGTAAGGATCAAGCCAGACTATGCAGACGCGATCAACAATAAAGGCATTGTATATATGGCTCTTGGCGATTACAAGGCTGCAATCTTAGAGTTCACAACTGCAATTGAAATCAATCCTGATGACAGCGCATACTACCGAAACCGTTGTGATACCTACCTTTTAATATCAGAGCATGAGAAGTCTATTGCTGACTGCTCGAAAGCAATCTCTATCGATGGCGATCAGTCTGGTCCGTATCTTGCCAGAGGTAGGGCGCAGCTTGCCCTTGGTAATCATAGAGATGCCAAAAAGGATATAGACAGATCTATAGAGAATGGCAATGAGACGCTGGAAGTATTCTACTGGAGTGGAATAACTGAATACCAATTAAAAGACTATAAGAAAGCTATCCGACGCATGCATCAAGTCCTTCGTCTTAACCCACGTGCTGATGGTGCATTAGTTGCTCGTGCTCAGTCCTGGCTCCAGCTTAAAAAGCTTGATTATGCACTAGAGGACCTAAGACAGGCGATAAAGGTGAATCCTCAGAGTCATTACGCTTATGCAAATGAAGGGTATATACTAAAACAACTGAATAGATTCGAAGATTCAATCCTCTCTTACGACAAAGCCATCAAGATTGCTCCCCGGCATGCAGATTCCTACACTGGCAGGGGCGCTTCAAAATATGAACTCAGTCAAACAGAGTCAGCCTGCAAAGATTGGCAGATTGCCAATAGTCTTGGCAGCAACGAGGCTAGCGGATTATACGAGAAGTACTGCTCTAAGTAG
- a CDS encoding phycobilisome rod-core linker polypeptide, translated as MAIPLLEYAPTTQNNRVAPIRVNSDETARANSMEFASDSENCKTVIYSAYRQVFFHAFKSDRNPYLESQLKNGQITVRDFIRGLCLSDTFKRSFYGMNSNYKVVQHLVEKLLGRKTHGKSEEIAWSIVIATRGVEGLVDTILDSEEYLDNFGYHTVPYQRARVLPGRDLGETPFNITSPRYDEYYRGILGFPQIVYTGTAKSVPARAKQRRGGYIQDYTDWVRSMPAARGASPRGNSDMDYLSKVPYRSIGR; from the coding sequence GTGGCCATCCCTCTTCTGGAGTACGCCCCCACTACTCAAAACAACAGGGTTGCTCCCATCCGAGTGAATTCGGATGAGACAGCGCGTGCGAATTCAATGGAATTCGCCAGCGATAGCGAGAACTGCAAGACCGTTATCTACAGCGCCTATCGCCAGGTCTTCTTCCACGCCTTCAAGTCGGACCGCAATCCATACCTGGAATCCCAGCTCAAGAACGGTCAGATCACCGTTCGCGACTTCATCCGTGGCCTGTGTCTCTCCGACACCTTCAAGCGCAGCTTCTACGGGATGAACAGCAACTACAAGGTGGTTCAGCACCTTGTTGAGAAGTTGCTGGGCCGCAAAACCCATGGCAAGTCCGAGGAAATCGCCTGGTCCATCGTGATCGCCACCCGTGGCGTCGAAGGCCTAGTCGACACCATCCTCGACAGCGAGGAATACCTCGACAACTTCGGCTACCACACCGTTCCTTATCAGCGCGCCCGGGTTCTGCCCGGCCGCGACCTGGGCGAAACCCCCTTCAACATCACGAGCCCCCGGTACGACGAGTACTACCGCGGCATCCTGGGCTTCCCCCAAATCGTCTACACCGGCACCGCCAAGAGCGTTCCCGCACGCGCCAAGCAGCGCCGTGGTGGCTACATCCAGGACTACACCGATTGGGTGCGTTCCATGCCCGCAGCACGCGGAGCCAGCCCCCGTGGCAACAGCGACATGGATTACCTCTCGAAGGTCCCTTACCGCAGCATCGGCCGCTGA
- a CDS encoding site-specific integrase produces MYRDGWSLREIQHISGHRSLQSLQDYLDIDKEKVVDKFRQRMEVAS; encoded by the coding sequence TTGTATCGGGATGGTTGGTCCCTCAGAGAAATCCAGCACATCTCTGGACACCGTTCTCTTCAGTCCCTGCAGGATTACCTGGACATCGACAAGGAAAAGGTTGTCGACAAATTCAGGCAACGGATGGAGGTGGCGTCATGA
- a CDS encoding phycobiliprotein lyase, translating to MTLAIENALSFFQLSCGRWRSQRSVHHLLHRRAEAGGSLIVVEELERSDKRLADIAALHGQDPARLVGGCWVRWSASMAWDKAGEDHTGESLFGLIPTDERGRSGILLRDQGYAEKAPASSEFSMDERDGLLLITGYETMSVWERFSFSGPNVRVRSSTVEGLSNNASFCVEIRCDDETVAPPDSNPSEQRPFEAISPLGW from the coding sequence GTGACCCTTGCGATTGAGAATGCCCTCAGCTTTTTCCAGCTGAGCTGCGGTCGCTGGCGCTCCCAGCGCAGCGTCCATCACCTGCTGCACCGTCGCGCCGAAGCCGGTGGATCGCTGATCGTGGTCGAGGAACTGGAGCGCAGCGACAAGCGCCTAGCTGACATTGCGGCACTCCACGGTCAAGATCCCGCTCGCCTCGTGGGGGGCTGCTGGGTGCGCTGGAGCGCCTCGATGGCTTGGGACAAGGCCGGCGAAGACCACACCGGAGAAAGCCTCTTTGGCCTGATCCCCACCGATGAACGGGGACGCTCAGGGATCCTGCTGCGCGATCAGGGCTACGCCGAAAAGGCTCCAGCCAGCTCGGAGTTCTCGATGGATGAACGGGACGGGCTGCTGCTAATCACCGGCTACGAAACCATGAGCGTTTGGGAACGCTTCTCGTTCTCCGGCCCTAACGTCCGGGTTCGCAGTAGCACCGTCGAGGGCCTCTCGAATAACGCGTCCTTCTGCGTCGAGATCCGATGCGACGACGAGACGGTGGCCCCGCCAGATTCGAACCCCAGTGAACAGAGGCCTTTCGAGGCCATCTCCCCCCTGGGCTGGTGA